The following are encoded in a window of Drosophila simulans strain w501 chromosome 3L, Prin_Dsim_3.1, whole genome shotgun sequence genomic DNA:
- the LOC6737320 gene encoding alpha-protein kinase 1 yields MQLLLVTATLAICGVVVSGQQGVDPAYLRQYYQQLQHQQQQQQAQPHDGTPIFEQNSEQTQQYVNSGQQIRIKDTVAEQIRAQQQQGYVAPSVRDYQQYQPQQAAYRPPAQAAPQPPRRIQQSSYQAPSTSIIGKGQHKLSLQQQNEEEEYDDQNSSYQFGFDVKDDEFTNYQNRKEIRDGSVIKGSYSVVDSDGFIRTVKYTADPKEGFKAEVIREPTDIVVKIPTPPPPTQLLRAGGHKAQQEYSSGPSKQQYQHQQQQQQPQYHQYQ; encoded by the exons ATGCAACTCCTTTTGGTGACGGCCACTTTGGCGATCTGTGGCGTGGTGGTCAGTGGACAACAGGGCGTGGATCCCGCCTACTTGAGGCAGTACtaccagcagctgcaacaccagcagcagcagcagcaggctcaGCCCCACGATGGCACGCCCATTTTCGAGCAGAACTCGGAGCAGACGCAGCAGTATGTGAACTCTGGACAGCAGATCAGGATCAAGGATACGGTGGCGGAGCAGATCcgggcacagcagcagcagggatACGTGGCTCCATCGGTCAGGGATTATCAG CAATATCAGCCTCAGCAGGCCGCCTACCGTCCACCTGCCCAGGCTGCTCCTCAGCCACCACGCAGGATTCAGCAGTCCTCCTACCAGGCTCCTTCCACTTCGATCATCGGCAAAGGACAGCACAAGTTgtcgctgcagcagcaaaacgaggaggaggaataCGATGAC cAAAACTCCTCGTATCAGTTTGGCTTCGATGTGAAGGACGACGAGTTCACCAACTACCAGAACCGCAAGGAGATTCGCGACGGTTCGGTGATCAAGGGCAGCTACTCGGTGGTGGACTCCGATGGCTTCATCCGCACCGTAAAGTACACGGCTGATCCCAAGGAGGGATTCAAGGCCGAGGTCATCCGCGAGCCCACCGACATCGTGGTGAAGATCCCCACTCCCCCGCCGCCGACGCAGTTGCTCCGCGCTGGAGGCCACAAGGCCCAGCAGGAGTACAGCTCCGGGCCCAGCAAGCAGCAGtatcagcaccagcagcaacagcagcagccacagtaCCACCAGTACCAGTAG